One window of the Zea mays cultivar B73 chromosome 3, Zm-B73-REFERENCE-NAM-5.0, whole genome shotgun sequence genome contains the following:
- the LOC100191271 gene encoding Glycerophosphocholine acyltransferase 1-like: MASEVEDEAATPLLANGAADVRRRRDQAKAILSTQAVRIATKAEQHERFIFKVTHLLGVLGFGGFCYLLGARPQDVPYVYCLFYVIFVPLRWIYYRYKKWHYYLLDFCYYANTFLLVMILFYPEDEKLFMVCFSFAEGPLAWALIVWRCSLVFSSFDKLVSVLIHLLPGIVLFTIRWWNPQTFAAMHPEGRDARVTWPYVEDKSYLWTWLFFVPLAAYTLWQLMYFLIVNVLRRQRLLRDPEVMTSYRELSKKAQKANNIWWRLSGLLGDRNRQVMYILLQALFTVATMALTVPIFLSYRMHVVFLILKVCASTWNGGSFILEVMPRQVVQKQLKKLDMKPMEQGSSTQGAPGGDGGTLGNHHQHTSEEHIQE, translated from the exons ATGGCGTCGGAGGTGGAGGACGAGGCGGCGACGCCGCTGCTCGCCAACGGTGCAGCCGACGTCCGCCGGAGG AGGGACCAGGCGAAGGCAATTCTGTCCACGCAGGCCGTCAGGATCGCCACCAAGGCCGAGCAGCATGAGCGCTTCATCTTTAAG GTCACACACTTGCTGGGTGTTCTTggatttgggggattttgctatcTCTTGGGTGCCA GACCACAGGATGTGCCATATGTGTACTGCCTGTTCTATGTCATATTTGTTCCGCTCCGCTGGATTTACTACCGCTACAAGAAATGGCATTACTACCTTCTG gacttctgctactatgccaACACCTTTCTCCTTGTAATGATTCTCTTCTACCCAGAGGATGAAAAACTTTTTATGGTTTGCTTCTCGTTTGCAGAG GGTCCGCTTGCTTGGGCATTAATTGTGTGGCGTTGCAGCTTGGTTTTCAGTTCATTTGACAAACTTGTTAGTGTCCTGATACATCTCTTACCTG GGATTGTTCTATTCACTATCCGGTGGTGGAATCCACAAACATTTGCTGCCATGCACCCAGAAGGAAGAGATGCTAGAGTCACATGGCCATATGTGGAGGACAAATCATATCTGTGGACATGGCTTTTTTTTGTTCCGCTAGCTGCTTACACCCTGTGGCAACTTATGTATTTCCTCATAGTTAATGTCCTGCGTCGACAGAGGTTGTTAAGGGACCCTGAAGTCATGACATCCTACAG GGAGCTCTCGAAGAAAGCACAGAAAGCGAACAACATCTGGTGGAGGCTGAGCGGACTGCTGGGTGACCGGAACCGGCAGGTCATGTACATACTGCTCCAGGCGCTGTTCACAGTGGCAACAATGGCACTGACCGTACCTATATTCCTGTCCTACCGGATGCACGTGGTGTTCCTGATACTCAAGGTGTGCGCGTCGACATGGAACGGTGGCAGCTTCATCTTGGAGGTGATGCCTCGGCAAGTAGTGCAGAAGCAGCTGAAGAAACTGGACATGAAGCCCATGGAACAGGGGAGCTCGACACAAGGTGCGCCAGGTGGTGATGGTGGCACATTGGGTAACCACCACCAGCACACATCCGAGGAGCATATCCAGGAGTGA